The nucleotide sequence GGGGGACGTTGCGGAGGGTTATCTCCTCGTGCTGGATGCGCAGGGTGTCGCCCTCCAGGCGGAGGTAGACCCCCTGGGTCTGGACGTACAGGGTATTCAGCAGCTCAGAGACCATCCTCCAACCCCTTCAGGGCCTCGGGCAGGTGGGGCATGCAGACAGCCAGCAGGGAGCAGTGCTTGCAGCGGGCATCGGCGGCGGGCGGGGGGAGGCGCTCTTGCCCCAAAAGGGCCCGCAGGGCCTCGAGGGTGGCCAGGGTGGCGGCCCGGAGCCCGGGGGTAAAGGCCACCTCCCGCCGGCGCCGTTCTGCCCTGCTAAAGATGGCCCCCACGGGTACGCTCAGGCCGAACATCTCCTCGAGGCACAGGGCCTGGGCGCAGAGCTGGACCTCAGCGGCCCTTTGGGCAAGCTCGCGGGGCCATCTGCGGCCCACCTTGTGCTCCACCGGGTAGGGCACCCCCTCCAGGAACTCCACCACGTCCGCCCGGCCCACCAGGCCCAGCCGCTCCGACCAAAGGGGCAGGGCCCGCTCCACCCGGACCCCTTCGCGCAAGAGCCCTTCGGGGAGGTCCACCTCTTCGTGGGCCCGGGCCCCCCGCAGGGTGTACTCGTTGTCCTCCCACTCCCCCTCCAGGAGGATCAGGGCCGCCCGGCGGGGGCAGTAGGTGTACTGGGCCAGGGCGCTGATGGGGAGGGGCTCCTGGGAACCCCCGGGGTCCTCCAGGGCCTCGGTCAGAAGCTCATCCTCCCCGTCCACCTAACCCTCCTAGGGAGCTAAACCTCTGGGGGAAAACCTTCTGCCCCGTGCTGCTGGAGGCAGTTAAGCTGGAAAAAACCGTTGCCAGAATGAGCCGGCCCATATCTACGCCCTCGGGGATCCCATCCCTTCAGGGCATTCAAAGTTCATCCCACGGATAACATCCCTGAGCTTGTCTATTTTCTCCCTGAACTCCTGGGGTATGGACTCCTTCCCTCGGGGACTCTCCCGGAAGCCAAAGTGCATCAGGTCATTGCGCAGGTTCCCCAGGTCCCTCCAAAGCTGGATGAAGTCCTTCCACTCTTCCGGGGTCTCGGTTTCCCCCTTTACGCAACTGTTAAGCCATCCTTCAGCCTCTTTCCGACTGTCGAAGCTGATAGGATACCAGGAGCCCTGCCTTCTGTACTGGGCAAAAGACACCATCCACTCCCTGGCCAGGCCCAGGGCCTTCTCAAACTGTTGGTTTTGCAGAAGCCAGAGGACTAAGGCAAAGTTTTGCCGCAGGTAGTCCTCCTGAGAGTAGTCCTCCTGAGAAGGGCTTTTCTTCAGGGCCAGATGGCCCAGCATGTCCTTGAGGCGGGGCAAAAGCAGCTTGAGAGGCTGATGCTGGGGCTTCCATGCTTCCTTTTGAGCCTCTCCTAGGCTACCCAGGGTTTCTCGGGCCACTTCCCCGATCTCCAAGGCCCGGTTCGCGGCAAGGGCCGAGGAAAGCGAACCCAACCCTTTCACAGCTGTATTTAAGTGGGTATTTACAGGTTTCTCACCCCTTGCCTCTACTAAAGGCTGAAACTTTCCCGCATCCCCTGTTTCCAGAAAGTACTGGCTAGCAGTGGCCCAGTCCAGCATAGACACGAATGGAGTCAGATCAAACACTGGGGCACTCGAGTCGGTTTTGGCCTCATAGGCGCCGTAAAGCACATACTTTAACACAACCCCCTTAGCTATTCGCAAAAAACTGACTGCCAGCAACGCCAGAATAGGCAGCGAGCGAAACCCATGTGTTATGTCCAGCACCAGTTCGGTCCCTTCGGGAATCTCTTCCTGAATGATGTTGAAAATTTGCCAATATTCGGCCTCATTTTGCCCAGAGGGAATATCTATCAACTTTGCCCCTGTAAGCTCCTGCAAAATGTCTTCGCCGTGTTTATTTTTAGCCTCTTCTGTAACACAAATCAACAGCTGGGCTTCAGGAAACCACTCCTTCAACGAAGACTGAAAGAAGCGGTGGGGCCGGGCCTTACAGCCATCCCAGATGTACTCAACTTCTTGATAGTTACCCGTCCCGAGCATCGAAAGAATTATCATGTTTCCTCCAGTAGGGTTTGAATTTTCCGACAGCGGCTTTTTGTCATATCCCAGCGCTTCATAGCTTCCAGATGAGCCTTAATGGCCTCAAGGCTTGACCTTCTTACGGCTGGTTCTAAAAACTCGATCTTGGGGAGATAGTTGTCTATTTTGGATAGCGCAGAGGCATCATTGACCTGCTCTAGAACTTCTCGAGTTTGTCTCTCGACTTCTTCCACGCGCTCCTCCAGCGATTCCAGCCTCTCAGGAACTGTGATCCTGAAGTCCCCAAAGTACCCATACCCCGCGTTGGTCTTCCCCCCCAGGCCCAGGTGCTCCAGGCCCCACTTGAGCATCTCGGCGGCCTTGTAGGGCCAGTCCTGGGCGTTTTCCGCGGGGCAGGTGATGGGGATATGGAACCTCACCCCCGGCCTTACGGAGAGGAAGGCCACGGGGTTGGGATCGTCAAAGTCGGTGGGCCAGGCCTGCCTTCCCCGGCTCCTGTAGTACACCGGGTGGTGCACGGCGATCACGTCCTGCTGGAAGGGCTTTTCGCTCTGGGGGTCCAGCCAGCCGTCCCAGTAGACCAGGTAGGCGGCACTCCCCTGCTTCTTCCCCTTGGGGTCGGGGCCTTCCCCCAGCAGGACGGCCTTTTCCTCCTGGCTCAGGCCATAGCGCTCGGCCACCCGGCGCAGGAGGCCCTTGAGGGCGCTCCCCGGCAGGTAGGGCACGCCGTAGGTGTGGTGGAGGGCCAGGCCGTTTTCCAGAGGGCTGCTGTTGCCCAGGCCGATGGCCAGGGGGGTGCGGGTGGCGGCCTCGAGCCAGACCGCTCCTCCCAGGGAGCGCTGCCAGCGTGCAAAGGCGTCCCGGTACACCGGTGGGACCGGGGTATTGGCGATGTGCTTTAGGAGCTCCCGGACGGCCTCCTTTTGGTCGTCGTGCTCCAGCAGGTAGCGCTGCAGGGCCAGCCCCGCGTGGGAAGGCGGGGAAAGATCCAGCCTACTCGCCCTCATCGCGTCCTCCCGTGTGCACGCCCAGCACGCTGGCGGCAAAGCGCTTGAAGTACACCCAGGCGGAGAGCACGCGGCGGGTGTAGTGCATGTAGCCGATAGCGTCGGCCTGCTGCACGGCCTGCAGAGGGTCCCTCACGCCCAGGATCTGGGCCACATGCTCCAGGAGAAGCCGGTGAGCCCGGCCCCGGCTGTCCTCCTTGCGGGCCTTCTCCGCGCTGAAGGCCAGAGCCTGGCAGAGGCCGCTCTGGCGCACCAGGATGGGGAAGCTGTGGCACAGGCTCCCGTAGATGTTCTTTACCTCCTCGTGTTCTACCTCCAAGCTGCTCACCAGCTTCAGGGCATTTTTCATATCTTCCTGAGCGCGGGTCACAAGTTTCACGCCCCACCCCCTAGCCGCCGCAACAGCCCCCGCCCCACGCTGGCCTGTCCGCCGAGCTGGAGGTAGGGGCGTTCCAGCTCCTCAAACCCATGGGTTCCTATGGCGAAGCAGGAAAAGACCGTCTCCGCGGGAATGGCCTCCTCGTGCCAGAGCCCGCCCTTGACCACGGTCTTGGATTCGGGGTTCAGTTTGACCCGGGCGATGATCTCCACGCCCATCTCGCAGAAGTAGCTGAATACGTCGTCGTGCACCAGGGCGAAGCGCTCCTGGAAATAGCCGGCCTCCGGGCCGAAAACAAGCAGCCCCAGCTCCTCCGCCAGGTCCTTCACCTTCCCTACCCGGGCTTCCAGGTCTATGTCCTCCAGGATGACCTGGCCCTCGTGCACGATGGCGGGGTTTGCCCCCAAGAGGGCCTCGGTTCTCCCAGGGGTGGGTATCACCGCCTGCAGGGGGGAAAGCCCCAGGGCCTTCTGATCGCGCCTAAGCCGCTCCAGCACCAGGGGGCAGGTGAGGAAGGCAAAGGTGCCCGCATAGGCGCGCACGGGCAGGAAGAGTACCCGGGCGTCGGTGAGGCTGAGCTCAGCCGCGCTTTCTAGAGAGCCAAAAACCCGGTTGGCCTGCTCGTCCTCCCGCCCGTCCCGCAGCACCCCCTTAAGGCTGCTGGCGGGGATGAAGGGAAAGCCCGTGGCCACCTCCCGGGCCACAGGAAGGTCCACCACGCTGCCCGAGTCCTGCCCCGTGCCGGGGTGTACGGGCGTAAGGGCCTGCCAGAAGATCAGCTTCGCTTTTTCCGCCATGTTCACCACACTCCCCACATGGCCAGTCCAAAACCGTCCTTGCGGTCTTGCTCGTGGTCGCTCACAGGCCTGAGCCAGCTTTCTAAAAGATCCGCGGGGTTCCCCTGCTCCACCTCAAAGAAGTACACGCTCCCCGCCGGCACCATCCAGCGCACCGGCTTGGGCCGGTTTTGCCGGAGGTTCCAGCCGCTCACCGCCTCCCGCCGCCCCACCGCGGCCGCCACCAGCCTTAGCCTCACCTTGCTGAGTCCCCGGGGCAGGTGGAGCGCCCCGCTGCCCGACCGTTCGATCCAGCCCGGCCTCCAGCCCCCCTCAAAGAGGGCTGGTGTGGCCAAAATGAGCCGCACCCTGGCCCCGGGGCCCAGCCCCCGGAAGCGCTCCTGGATGCTCTTCGGGCAGTCCCACCAGGCCCCCGAGAGGTCCTCCCTGATCCGCACCGTCACCGGGCGGCGCTCACCCCCCAGGTGGCCCACAGGGGCTACCCCCATGCCCTCGGGCAGGGAGAGCCGCACCCGCAGGGTGGCGGGCCGGTAGGTCTCGGGGTCTTTACCCATCTCCAGGGGGCGGTAGGCCACGCTGTAGAGCTGGCCCTCCCTGGCCTTGCCCCTCACGGGGTCCATGGCCACGTGGACCCGGGTCTCCGTGGGAAGGCCAGGGATCCTCTCCGGCACCAGGTCCTCCCCCAAGAGCCAGCGCTCCATGTCCTGGGCCCTCCAGAAGTGGTACCTGGATTCGGGCTTGACGTCCTGGGTGACCTCCAAGGGCAGCATCCCCTCCGGCAGGTCGCACCCCGCCCCTTCGGGAGGGGTAAAGGGGCGTAGCCTCATAACCCGGAGATCCCCATTTCCATCTTTGTAAATCACCCCGTCCAGGGGTGCGGGCAGCAGAACCTCCTCTTCCCGGGCCAGAAGGGGCCCCGAGACCTGGAGGGCGTGGAGGTCCTGGAGCACCTCCTGGCCCCAGCCCCTGCCCAGGGCCTTGCCGATCTGGGTGCGCACAAAGCCAGCCACGGTGCCCGGCAGGGGCAGGGGCAGGCTCCGGGCGGCAGTCTCGGTGCCGTCGGCGGCGGTGAAGGGCCGGCCGTCGCGGAAGAGCAGGGGGCTCAGGGCGTGGATCTCAAGCACCCGTTCCGGCATGGGCTTCCTCCTCGCGGATGCCGCTCAAAAAGCGGGCGATGATGAGCTGGTCTACAAACCCCAAGAGGGCCTTGCGATAGGCAGGGGTGTCCTCCTTAGGGAAAGGGATCTTCAGGCCGCGGGCCTCCTTGCGGTTCAGGATGCGCAGGGCTTCCTGATAAAGGTAGTCGGCCCGCATGTCGTCCTGCCACTCCTGCACCAGGTCCCGCAACTCGTGGGCCAGGCCCCGGGTGATGGCGCGGGTTTTGTAGGCCTCCAGCAGCTCATCCCAGGTGAGCCCGTCCCAGGGCTGTACCACGGTGATGGGGGCACCCCCCCGGGTGTGCAGGGCCACGGCCAGGGCGTTGCGCCCCCCGTTCTTGGCAGCCTTCTCCGCCTCCCGGGCATTTTCCAAGGAGATGGAGAGGGGTTCGCGGTAGTGCACGATGGCCACGCCGGCGGAAAGCGTGCCCCCCACCCGGCGGCGAAAGTCCTCGGAGAGAGCCTGGGCGCAGGCCACCGCGCGGTTCACCGGCAAAAAGGCCAGCACATCGTCCCCGCCCGAGTAGACCATGAAGCCGTGGTGCTGTAGCACAATCTTTCGGGCCGCTTGGGCAAACCCGTCCAGGGTCTTGGAGAGCCTGCGGTGGGCCTCCGGGTCCTCCTGACGGCCGATGAGCTCCCCCATGCGGTCCCCGTCCGCCACCAGGATGGCGAAGTAGGGCTGGGGTTCTGGGATGTGGTCCTCCTCCTCGCCCCAGCGCTCCTCCGGCATGGCCTCGGGCCTCCAGGAGCGCCGGGCCATGGTGCGGGTGTCCACCACCGTCTGGGACCTGAGCACCCCGTAGCAGCGCTTGAGGAGGGAGATGGCGTCCAGGTATTCGGTAGGCTTGATGCGCAGGGGACGGTAGGAGCCGTCGGGCAGGGGAATGCTGGCGTCAGCCCAGTTCCGGGGGTCTATCACCGCCGCCCGGGAGGGGTCCAGGGGGGACTTGGGCACCCCCTCGTCCTCTTGCCGGGTAGGGGCGAAGTCCCGCAGGGCCTTGCGCCCAGCCAGGAGGCGCTCCACCTGAAGCCGCGCCTCCTTGTAGGCCTCTACGCTGGGCAGGGGAACCCAGGCGGCGTAGAACTCCAGGAAGTTCCCGAGCTGCTCTTTGGTCCTCGCTTGGTCAATGAGGTTTTGGTACTTAGCGGGGAGTTTGCCGATGGTCTCGTCCCAGAGCTCCAGGAGCCTTTTCTGAACAGCCCTTTTGGTCTCCTCGGCAAGCCGCTTCGGGTCCCCCTCCACCTGGGCCAGGATCTTGTTGGCCCCGTCGGCGTCCTTGTCGGCGGGGAAGATGAGCTGGGCGCCCTTTGAAGCCAGAAACTGGGCCGCGCACTTGCTCAGCTCCTGCAGGATTTGCGACCCCGCATAGAGGTCGGCGGTGCGGCGGGCGGCGGCGATGAAGTCCTGCACCGGGCCGAGGGCGATGGATACCAGGTAGCTCATAGGCGCACCTCCTGGGTGAAGCCCTGCAGGTGGGCGGCCTTGCGGACGGCCTCGAGGGGGTCGCGGGCCTCGAGCGCATCCAGCACAGGGTCGTCGTCAGGAACCTGCAAAGTGAGTTCTTCTCCATTGACCCTGATTCTTGTGGGGACGGGCGCATTGAGGATGATGACCGCAGGCCGAATGCTGCCATCCGCAAAAACAATCGGCTTCAAAATAACCGGCGAGGCCATGCGTCTGCCGCCGGTGTGAACCGCCTCGAGGGTGCCGCTGAAGCTCTTCCCAAGGCGCTGGTAGACGATGGGAAGCCCCAGGTAGGGCTTGGCCAGGGCAATCTGCTTCTGCCCGTGCTGGAAAGCCAAAAGGGTTTGGTGATCCAGCCACTTGCCCCCGGCCATGGGGGTGTAGGCCATCGTTTCGTTGGTCTTGGGGTCTTCCACGAAATGCCCTTTGCGGAAACGCGCCCAGAAGCGGCCCAGCTCCCGCCAGGCGGCATGCCCCTTGTAGGGGTCCTTGGCCTCGGGCCTGCGGGCCGGGCCCAGGCGGACCACCGCCCCGGCCAGGGTGGTGTGGCAGACCTCCTTGGGGGGTTGGACGGAGAACCACTCCCTGAGCTGCTCTGGGCTGGAGGGCAGCCAGTCCTTGAGGTCCTCCGTGACCTCGAGGGCTCCCACCCCCCGCCGGGTGCGGGCCCCGATGCCCCCGAAGGCAATCCAGGCCCGAATAGCACGGCGCAGGTGCTCCTTCTCGGACTCGGCGAGGTTAAGGGTGAGCTCGAGGGTGAAGGCCACGCTCTGGAGACCGAAGGCCTCAGGGGTGTTCTCCCTTTTGTTCTCGTTGAAGGGGTGGAGGAAAAACCGCTCCATGGGGCCGGTCCTGGCGGTGCCCCGGTCGGGCACCAGGTCGGAGGGCCTCACCTCCTGCTCCCCCCTTTGCTCCACCACCCGCAGGGCCACCCGGCCATACCTTTCCGCACTCCCCCAGATCTCCTCCTCCGCCCGGAAAAGCTCCTCCGCCGTGGCGTAGCGCGCCCCCGCCGTGGCCCGCCACCAGAAGCGCAGGTGTCCCCGCACGCTGGCGGCGCGCACGGGGTTTTCCCGGTCCACCTCCCGGGGGATGGCACTGCCCCCGAACATGGGGGTGATGGTCCTCAGCGTGACGACTCCCCGTTCTGAAGAACGGGGCTTCGCGGTTCTCACGGGACGGCCCTTGCCGTATCCATCCCCGCAGGCTCCGTCCGAGCCCTGGCCAGGATGTTCAGCGCTGCGGCCACGTCCCGGTGCTGGTGGGCGCCGCACTGGGGACAGGTGTACTCCCGCACCCAGAGAGGGCGTTTTTCTCTGTAGCCGCACACCGGACAATCCTGGC is from Meiothermus sp. QL-1 and encodes:
- the cmr1 gene encoding type III-B CRISPR module RAMP protein Cmr1, with amino-acid sequence MRTAKPRSSERGVVTLRTITPMFGGSAIPREVDRENPVRAASVRGHLRFWWRATAGARYATAEELFRAEEEIWGSAERYGRVALRVVEQRGEQEVRPSDLVPDRGTARTGPMERFFLHPFNENKRENTPEAFGLQSVAFTLELTLNLAESEKEHLRRAIRAWIAFGGIGARTRRGVGALEVTEDLKDWLPSSPEQLREWFSVQPPKEVCHTTLAGAVVRLGPARRPEAKDPYKGHAAWRELGRFWARFRKGHFVEDPKTNETMAYTPMAGGKWLDHQTLLAFQHGQKQIALAKPYLGLPIVYQRLGKSFSGTLEAVHTGGRRMASPVILKPIVFADGSIRPAVIILNAPVPTRIRVNGEELTLQVPDDDPVLDALEARDPLEAVRKAAHLQGFTQEVRL
- the cas10 gene encoding type III-B CRISPR-associated protein Cas10/Cmr2, translating into MSYLVSIALGPVQDFIAAARRTADLYAGSQILQELSKCAAQFLASKGAQLIFPADKDADGANKILAQVEGDPKRLAEETKRAVQKRLLELWDETIGKLPAKYQNLIDQARTKEQLGNFLEFYAAWVPLPSVEAYKEARLQVERLLAGRKALRDFAPTRQEDEGVPKSPLDPSRAAVIDPRNWADASIPLPDGSYRPLRIKPTEYLDAISLLKRCYGVLRSQTVVDTRTMARRSWRPEAMPEERWGEEEDHIPEPQPYFAILVADGDRMGELIGRQEDPEAHRRLSKTLDGFAQAARKIVLQHHGFMVYSGGDDVLAFLPVNRAVACAQALSEDFRRRVGGTLSAGVAIVHYREPLSISLENAREAEKAAKNGGRNALAVALHTRGGAPITVVQPWDGLTWDELLEAYKTRAITRGLAHELRDLVQEWQDDMRADYLYQEALRILNRKEARGLKIPFPKEDTPAYRKALLGFVDQLIIARFLSGIREEEAHAGTGA
- the csx2 gene encoding TIGR02221 family CRISPR-associated protein, with the protein product MIILSMLGTGNYQEVEYIWDGCKARPHRFFQSSLKEWFPEAQLLICVTEEAKNKHGEDILQELTGAKLIDIPSGQNEAEYWQIFNIIQEEIPEGTELVLDITHGFRSLPILALLAVSFLRIAKGVVLKYVLYGAYEAKTDSSAPVFDLTPFVSMLDWATASQYFLETGDAGKFQPLVEARGEKPVNTHLNTAVKGLGSLSSALAANRALEIGEVARETLGSLGEAQKEAWKPQHQPLKLLLPRLKDMLGHLALKKSPSQEDYSQEDYLRQNFALVLWLLQNQQFEKALGLAREWMVSFAQYRRQGSWYPISFDSRKEAEGWLNSCVKGETETPEEWKDFIQLWRDLGNLRNDLMHFGFRESPRGKESIPQEFREKIDKLRDVIRGMNFECPEGMGSPRA
- the cmr6 gene encoding type III-B CRISPR module RAMP protein Cmr6, translated to MRASRLDLSPPSHAGLALQRYLLEHDDQKEAVRELLKHIANTPVPPVYRDAFARWQRSLGGAVWLEAATRTPLAIGLGNSSPLENGLALHHTYGVPYLPGSALKGLLRRVAERYGLSQEEKAVLLGEGPDPKGKKQGSAAYLVYWDGWLDPQSEKPFQQDVIAVHHPVYYRSRGRQAWPTDFDDPNPVAFLSVRPGVRFHIPITCPAENAQDWPYKAAEMLKWGLEHLGLGGKTNAGYGYFGDFRITVPERLESLEERVEEVERQTREVLEQVNDASALSKIDNYLPKIEFLEPAVRRSSLEAIKAHLEAMKRWDMTKSRCRKIQTLLEET
- the cas4 gene encoding CRISPR-associated protein Cas4, yielding MDGEDELLTEALEDPGGSQEPLPISALAQYTYCPRRAALILLEGEWEDNEYTLRGARAHEEVDLPEGLLREGVRVERALPLWSERLGLVGRADVVEFLEGVPYPVEHKVGRRWPRELAQRAAEVQLCAQALCLEEMFGLSVPVGAIFSRAERRRREVAFTPGLRAATLATLEALRALLGQERLPPPAADARCKHCSLLAVCMPHLPEALKGLEDGL
- the cmr4 gene encoding type III-B CRISPR module RAMP protein Cmr4, which translates into the protein MAEKAKLIFWQALTPVHPGTGQDSGSVVDLPVAREVATGFPFIPASSLKGVLRDGREDEQANRVFGSLESAAELSLTDARVLFLPVRAYAGTFAFLTCPLVLERLRRDQKALGLSPLQAVIPTPGRTEALLGANPAIVHEGQVILEDIDLEARVGKVKDLAEELGLLVFGPEAGYFQERFALVHDDVFSYFCEMGVEIIARVKLNPESKTVVKGGLWHEEAIPAETVFSCFAIGTHGFEELERPYLQLGGQASVGRGLLRRLGGGA
- the cmr3 gene encoding type III-B CRISPR module-associated protein Cmr3, with protein sequence MPERVLEIHALSPLLFRDGRPFTAADGTETAARSLPLPLPGTVAGFVRTQIGKALGRGWGQEVLQDLHALQVSGPLLAREEEVLLPAPLDGVIYKDGNGDLRVMRLRPFTPPEGAGCDLPEGMLPLEVTQDVKPESRYHFWRAQDMERWLLGEDLVPERIPGLPTETRVHVAMDPVRGKAREGQLYSVAYRPLEMGKDPETYRPATLRVRLSLPEGMGVAPVGHLGGERRPVTVRIREDLSGAWWDCPKSIQERFRGLGPGARVRLILATPALFEGGWRPGWIERSGSGALHLPRGLSKVRLRLVAAAVGRREAVSGWNLRQNRPKPVRWMVPAGSVYFFEVEQGNPADLLESWLRPVSDHEQDRKDGFGLAMWGVW
- the cmr5 gene encoding type III-B CRISPR module-associated protein Cmr5, which gives rise to MKLVTRAQEDMKNALKLVSSLEVEHEEVKNIYGSLCHSFPILVRQSGLCQALAFSAEKARKEDSRGRAHRLLLEHVAQILGVRDPLQAVQQADAIGYMHYTRRVLSAWVYFKRFAASVLGVHTGGRDEGE